ATGAATCGGAGGTTTGTGACTTTCACTTGGAGTGCCTGCAAAAACGTGGTGCCGAAAATCTATCCGTCCGTCCTGGCAAATTTTTTGCACACGTAAAAGCAACTGCTCATTCTCATGTTCAACAACTATCATCTCATTGATTTGCAATGACATGACCAGTTTCCCATCGTTTTCCTGAATCGGGCTGCCAATTGGTTCATTATTTAATTTTCTTCGAGCCGCCTCCATCGTTGTTGTTACACGAAATGTCCAGACGGCCTTGCCGTTTTTCGTTTGTTTTTCAAAAAACGACATTTCATGATTATTCCCAGGTTTTACGACTCGATACGGTTTTGTCACCGGCTCATGAAGCAGGTCTTTTCTGGAATCCTTAATATTTTTTTTCAATGGATACACCATATCTTCCGATGAAATACTTTGATGTATTCTTACTTTTCTTATTGGAATGGACTCCGGAAGCGCCGGATTCTTCAGCCGCTTTTTTTCCGATATTGGCAGTTGAGGACAAGTTTCCCAAATTTTTTTCGGAAACAAACCCTTTTGGTTTGGGTCACCCCCATTCCTTCTAATATGATCGAGTATTATTTTTTTTATATTATCATTTGGTATTTCCTCTACCATTGCCCCAGTCAGTTCATTAACTTTAACACGATAGGCAATTTCTTTCGAATCACTAGTCGGTCCATAATTTGTTAATTTATGAAATAGGCCCGAGATACTTGTGTTAGCAACATGTGAGACTAATAAACCTGTAGTTTTTATTTCCCGCTCACCAATTTGCCAAACGCGTTCGCGGCGGCAGATGACCTCGACGACATTCTCCCTGAAGCCTTCCCAAGGCGGCAACAACGGCACCTGGTGCGGATCGTCATCGCGCCGGACGGCATCGGACAGGGCCTTGATCGCCTTGCGGCTGGTGCAACCGATGACCACGGCGTCCACCGCGTGGTGCCGATGGTCCTCGCGATTTTTTTCGCCGTCGTCGTAACCCAGCACGAGATTGAGGCCCCAACGGCGGCGCAGGATCGCCGTGACCCTTCCCGGCGTGGTCAAGACGGCACGCTGGCCGACGCGTAATTCCTTGGGATAAAGCAGATTCAGGTAATCGGCCAATTCGCGGCTGGCGTATTGCGTATCGACCAAACGGCGATCGATGGCCTCATCGGCGTCCAGCTCGGCCTGGCTGAACCGTTTTTTCTTGCCGTGCGAAAAACTCATTTCGGAAATGCGGACGATCATTTCCTGGAACGCTTCGCCATCCGGCCCATTCTTCCATTCGAAGGGCGTGCGATTACCCTTTTCGCGGTTGGCCTCGGTGAAAGCGAGCACCTTGTTCTCGTAGCCGTTATCCAGGCTGCGCGAAAACGGCAGGATGTGATCGACTTCGACGACATTGGCAATTGACAGCAAATCGGCGGCGCCGATCGCCTTGCCGGTATAGGGGCATTGCCAATGTTGATCCTGCCACAGGCGGAAGCGCAACTTATCCTCGTTTTTCGGATTGGCGCGGCCGTGATCCTTGTACCAATCCTCGGCAATCTTGTTTCGCGCCTCGTTGTCGCGATTGAGGGTGACGGCATGGTCGCGGTCGTCGCGGTTCATTTTCAATTGCCGGGCGAGTTCCACCACGATGCGCTCGGGTTTGCCGTATTCGCGGATCAAGGCATTGACCACCCGGCGGGTTTCGGTAAGGCACCGCCTGACGAGTGGATTGGTGATGCCGGTGGGCGGCTTGGGCAGTAAATCGTGGACTTGATCATTCTCGGTCGTTTGCAGCTTGCCGTCCTTTTTCGCCTCGTCAATGGCGTCGGTCTCGATCAACCCGGCTTCCAGGTAGGGCAATAATATTTCCATCGCCTTCGCGGAGAAACGCAGATAGCCGTCCGGGGCGGAAAAGCCTTGCAGATCGGCGATTTTTTCGGGTTCAAGCGGAAAAGCGCGGAGGCAATCGGCCAGCTTTCCCGGGTCTTCCTCCTCGACAATGATCCGTCGCAGAAGTTCGCGATCTTCCTCTCGCAAGGCTTGCCAATGATCCTCGCTAAAAGCTTTGATCAGCGCGGCGTCCACTAGATTACCCTTCATAGCGAGCCGCTTCGCGGCTTCGAGATTGAAGGTCCAGCCATCCGGTACGCCAAGCATTTTTCTCATCTTGGTGAACTTCATTTCCTTTTGGCGGCTCAACTGGTGAAGAATTTTTTCGCGCTCTTCGACGGTCAAGGCGCGCGATTCGCCGCGATTGTTATTGAGGCGCAGATTGTTGACCTCTTTGAGGAGACGGAACTGCTGTGCGATCCACGAACCCACGGCACACCGTTTTTCACCGGGAATCAACGAACAGTCGGCTAATTGCGGCGCGCGCAAAGCGTTGGCGCGCGGCGGTAGGGCCTGCCGTCTTTCCTCGGTTACTTCGAACGGCCGTTGAAAAAAGATGGCTTGACGAAGGTCTTCCTGTCGCTCGGGCGTCAACAGATCGGCGTGAAATTTCGCTTGCCTCTCCCAGATCGAAGCGAATTCTTCCTCGTACATGCTCCGGCAGGTATGTTGTTTGCGAATGCGCGGGACTTGCGCCGTCGCCAATAAAAAGGGTTCCCTGGCACGCAAACTGAAATACTCGCCGACTGTCCGGCTTTTCGCCGTGGCCATGTCGGCGGTCAACGCGCCGATTGCCTTGGCGATATCTCCGCTGTCTTTTTTTTCCTTTTCGCTTTTCCGATTGGATTTGAAACCACGCCGCTGCGCCAAATGGTAAAAGGCCCGTCCCAATTCGAACGGCGCCAGTTTTTCATCCAAGGCCCGGGCGCGACAAAGATAAGGATCGAGATTAAAGACCTGGCGAAGTTCCGCTTCGTCCTTGGGTAACAGATTCATCCTCTGCAGGAGATGCAATACCTTCGTTTTTCGCCGAGCCCGGCGTTCTTTTACCCGACGGCTACCGCGACTGGTCCGCCGTTCCGCGTTTTTTGTTTTCAAATCAATTTTCTTGGCTTCGATTTCCGCGCCGGCCGGAAAAACTCGGACCCCAGCATCCACCAATTCCCTTGGGGCATCCTTTTCAATCCGGATGACCGCCCAACCCAAAGAGCTTTCACCTAAATCAATCCCAAGAATATACTTCATTTCCCTAACTCCTGAAAAATAGTGGAAAGAATAAATAGGATAGAGGAATTGATTCGAATAAAAAAGGCCTATTTTAATGGAAAATTAAAAAGAAGTTTTTCACCTATTAGTGAAATGGTGATTTATAAAAAAATCATATTAATTCTGAAATAAAATGATTGACAAGCAAAATGAATAATGTGTATAGATGACTTGTAACCATTCCGTTTCAGGGATCTTATCGCAACAAGGCCCGCAAGGGCCGACCGTAGGCTCCGCCCCGCCTTCCGGCGGGGCGACCGATTTAATGGCACATTGAATAGTATGAAGTCGCCGCTATTCGGTTGGCGGCGCGGCCTCGCCTTGCTTGACTTCTCCGCCCTCGGCCGCGGGCGCCGGGCCGGGTTGCGGTTCGGCGGCGGGCTCGGGCAGCGGTTCGGGAATCGGCAGGCCGTCGACGGCGGCGGCGATTTTAAATACGGCCCAGACTTGCAGGATCATCGTCAGGAGAATGATGAGGCCGCCGACCGGCAGGCGCGGGAGCCACGACAGCGCCCAGGTGACGGCCAGCGCCCAGAAAAGCCAGGCCGACAGCGGGCGGCGGTCCAGCTTTTTGCGTTCGATGAAGGAATTGTAGTCGGCGGCAAAACCGACCATGACCACGAACATCCAGTAGAGGTTGAAAATCGGGATGAACGAATAACCGACCGCGCGGCCCGGCGTGGTGCGGGCGAAGCCGTCCTGAATCGCCAACCAGGCTTTGTGAAAGAGCGCCAGTCCGAACAACATGGCGATGAAAAGTAACAACTGCGACAGGCCCGTCTTTCCCCGGCCGGCGGCCGACCCGGTGATGCGGGAGATCGCCGCCAACAACAGAAAAACGCCCGTTCCGCCGCCATAAAACCATTTCGAGACCTTGATCATCCCACGACTCCGTGATTTTCGGTGTTTGCGGAGAATCCTCGGGCGAATCATATCGCGACGTAAATGAACTGCAAGCGTTTTGTTGCGCTTCCGCTGGAACCGGCCCTCGATTTATTCTGCCGGCGGACAATCCAGTCGCCGGCAGACTGCGTCGAGCGCCGCGCGGATCGCCGAGTCATTCGCCGTGGTGTCGGCCCGCGCTTCCCGCAGCAACTCCAGGGCCGCGTCGCGCCGCCCGAGTTCCGCCCAGCATTCGATCAATTGAATCCGCCACGACAGCCGATCGGCCGCCGCGGGATCCCCGGTCAATTCCTCCAGCAAGCGCGCGGCTTCATCGACCCGGCCGCTTTGCCGTAAAACGGCGACCAGCAGACCTTGCGCCGTGCGGCGGCGTTGCGGGTCCGGCGTCCGCCCGATCAGCGAATCCAGCCGCGCCCGCGCCTCGTCCCATTCCTTTAGCGCGATCAGCAAATCCGCGTATTCCAGCTCGACGTTCTCCCGAAAATCCGGATTCGTCCCCGGCTGGGCCAATGCCGCTTCCAACCAGTGACGGGCTGCCGGCCGGTCGCCCAGTTCCTTGGCCTGGCGCGCGGCGGCGGCGGCGGCATCGAAGCGATCGACCGCGCGCAACCGATCGTCGGCGGCGAGCGTGGCGTAAGCCGCCAACCGAGCGCGCGGGTCGGCGATCCCGGCGGCGAGGATCATCCGCTCGTTGAACGGCCGGACGCGCGCGAACGGATACAGCACGAAGGAGAGAATCAGCGCGGCGAGGATCAGCGCCGCCCGCGCCGCCCAGTTCGAGAAGATGGTTTGCGGCCGCGTCATGGGGTTATTTCCCACCGATGGTTTGCAGCACATACAGTTCCTGACCGGCCGCGACGAAATAAAAACCGGCGCAGATCAGGAACGCGGCCACGATCACGGCGCCGCGCCGAAGCGGCTTTTCCGCGGGCAACGCCCGCGCGACCGCCGCGCCGAAAAACGGCAGCAACAGCGGCAACAGCAGCGAATAATAGCGCGACCAATGGCAGTCCAGCCGGCCGGCGAGGTAATAGCCGTAAACCATCGCCAGATAGAGCCACAACAAACCCGCCAGGGCGCGCCGCGATTTTTCCTTCACCGCCGACCAGGTTCCGGCCAATCCTCCCAGCAACGGCACGATCCCGAGCGCACCGGCCAAATACGCCGGAAAAACCGCCCAATGCGGCGGCGGCACCGGTTCGGGATGGACGGTGTAATAGAAACCGCCGCGAAGGAAGTCGGCGAGTGAAAAATAGGTGGACGCGAAAACGGCCCCCGCCAGTGCCGCGAATCCGGCGAATACTGACAGCGCCGGTTTCCAGCGGCGCGATCCTAGAAACGCCGCGCCGAGACACGCCACGACGAACAACCCTTCAAAGCGCGTCAGCGTCGCCGCGCCGAGGGCCACGCCGGCCGCGAACGCCCGGCCGATTTTCCTGTCGTCCCCGTCGTTTCGCCAATACGGGATCAGTAGCCAAAAGCCCAGCCAGAGCAGCGCGAAAAACGGCATGAAGCCGGTCGTCGCGGCGGCCAGTTTGGCGAAGAACGGGTGAAGCGGCAGCGCGATCGTCGCGCCGCCGGCGATCGCCGGCCCGAAGAGCGCGCGATTGACGGCAAAAAACAACCAGAGAAACAGCGCCGCGCAACCGAGATCGACGATGCGGAGTTGCGGTCCGGGGACGCCGGCGGTCAGCGCCAACCGCAGCAGAAGAAAGTGCACCGGGCCCTGTGTAAAAGGCGGCTGGCCGTCACCCCGCGCCCACCGGATCGCCGCCTCCACACGGCCGGTCGCGTCGGCGTCCCACCCGGACGGAAGCTGTCCGCCGTACCAGGCGAGCCATCCCAGGCCGGCGGCGAGCCCCAGCAAAAGCAACGC
This DNA window, taken from Myxococcales bacterium, encodes the following:
- the cas9 gene encoding type II CRISPR RNA-guided endonuclease Cas9 (Cas9, originally named Csn1, is the large, multifunctional signature protein of type II CRISPR/Cas systems. It is well known even to general audiences because its RNA-guided endonuclease activity has made it a popular tool for custom editing of eukaryotic genomes.) translates to MKYILGIDLGESSLGWAVIRIEKDAPRELVDAGVRVFPAGAEIEAKKIDLKTKNAERRTSRGSRRVKERRARRKTKVLHLLQRMNLLPKDEAELRQVFNLDPYLCRARALDEKLAPFELGRAFYHLAQRRGFKSNRKSEKEKKDSGDIAKAIGALTADMATAKSRTVGEYFSLRAREPFLLATAQVPRIRKQHTCRSMYEEEFASIWERQAKFHADLLTPERQEDLRQAIFFQRPFEVTEERRQALPPRANALRAPQLADCSLIPGEKRCAVGSWIAQQFRLLKEVNNLRLNNNRGESRALTVEEREKILHQLSRQKEMKFTKMRKMLGVPDGWTFNLEAAKRLAMKGNLVDAALIKAFSEDHWQALREEDRELLRRIIVEEEDPGKLADCLRAFPLEPEKIADLQGFSAPDGYLRFSAKAMEILLPYLEAGLIETDAIDEAKKDGKLQTTENDQVHDLLPKPPTGITNPLVRRCLTETRRVVNALIREYGKPERIVVELARQLKMNRDDRDHAVTLNRDNEARNKIAEDWYKDHGRANPKNEDKLRFRLWQDQHWQCPYTGKAIGAADLLSIANVVEVDHILPFSRSLDNGYENKVLAFTEANREKGNRTPFEWKNGPDGEAFQEMIVRISEMSFSHGKKKRFSQAELDADEAIDRRLVDTQYASRELADYLNLLYPKELRVGQRAVLTTPGRVTAILRRRWGLNLVLGYDDGEKNREDHRHHAVDAVVIGCTSRKAIKALSDAVRRDDDPHQVPLLPPWEGFRENVVEVICRRERVWQIGEREIKTTGLLVSHVANTSISGLFHKLTNYGPTSDSKEIAYRVKVNELTGAMVEEIPNDNIKKIILDHIRRNGGDPNQKGLFPKKIWETCPQLPISEKKRLKNPALPESIPIRKVRIHQSISSEDMVYPLKKNIKDSRKDLLHEPVTKPYRVVKPGNNHEMSFFEKQTKNGKAVWTFRVTTTMEAARRKLNNEPIGSPIQENDGKLVMSLQINEMIVVEHENEQLLLRVQKICQDGRIDFRHHVFAGTPSESHKPPIHFQVKSEALRKRNAVKVMVDPLGRLLPFND
- a CDS encoding tetratricopeptide repeat protein, giving the protein MTRPQTIFSNWAARAALILAALILSFVLYPFARVRPFNERMILAAGIADPRARLAAYATLAADDRLRAVDRFDAAAAAARQAKELGDRPAARHWLEAALAQPGTNPDFRENVELEYADLLIALKEWDEARARLDSLIGRTPDPQRRRTAQGLLVAVLRQSGRVDEAARLLEELTGDPAAADRLSWRIQLIECWAELGRRDAALELLREARADTTANDSAIRAALDAVCRRLDCPPAE
- a CDS encoding glycosyltransferase family 39 protein, whose product is MDDTAAKRAFGWETALLLLGLAAGLGWLAWYGGQLPSGWDADATGRVEAAIRWARGDGQPPFTQGPVHFLLLRLALTAGVPGPQLRIVDLGCAALFLWLFFAVNRALFGPAIAGGATIALPLHPFFAKLAAATTGFMPFFALLWLGFWLLIPYWRNDGDDRKIGRAFAAGVALGAATLTRFEGLFVVACLGAAFLGSRRWKPALSVFAGFAALAGAVFASTYFSLADFLRGGFYYTVHPEPVPPPHWAVFPAYLAGALGIVPLLGGLAGTWSAVKEKSRRALAGLLWLYLAMVYGYYLAGRLDCHWSRYYSLLLPLLLPFFGAAVARALPAEKPLRRGAVIVAAFLICAGFYFVAAGQELYVLQTIGGK